A genomic window from Ischnura elegans chromosome 10, ioIscEleg1.1, whole genome shotgun sequence includes:
- the LOC124167218 gene encoding uncharacterized protein LOC124167218 translates to MVVNAKVFLLVGILAIGINFFQSERGLTDAAPVKDPAITPAHHKAFEGMAEGTIEEARGVYEEDFNEENGYDDRDDQGPDDEDETGQGDSDTDDESNDSGAPDAGGNNKMKRKGRQTFINVRN, encoded by the exons ATGGTGGTCAACGCAAAAGTCTTCCTCCTCGTAGGAATCTTGGCCATCGGCATCAACTTTTTCCAATCGG AACGAGGACTGACCGACGCAGCTCCCGTCAAAGATCCAGCCATTACACCTGCTCACCATAAAGCTTTTGAAG GGATGGCAGAAGGTACTATCGAAGAGGCAAGAGGGGTGTATGAAGAAGATTTTAATGAAGAGAACGGTTACGATGATCGTGATGATCAGGGCCcagatgatgaagatgaaacagGACAAGGTGATAGCGACACTGATGACGAAAGCAATGACAGTGGTGCACCTGACGCTGGGGGCAATAATAAGATGAAGCGTAAAGGAAGGCAAACTTTTATCAATGTTCGTAACTGA